A stretch of DNA from Streptomyces xanthii:
AACGTGCAGGTGGCGAAGAGGTCGGCGTTGAGGGAGATCAGCAGGTCGTTCGTCCGGCCGAGCAGCCGGCCGGGGTCCTCGGTGACCGAGGCCAGCGCGCGCAGGGCCACCCGGACCTGGCCCATGAAGGCGGCCGCCTGGGCGTTGTGGCCCTGGACGTCGCCGATGGAGATGCCGATGCGGCCGTCGGACATGGGGAAGGCGTCGTACCAGTCGCCGCCCACGTTGAGCCCGTGGTTGGCCGGCATGTAGCCCACGGCGATCCGTACGCCCGGGGGGCGCGGCAGGTCGCGGGGCAGCATGCCGTGCTGCAGGGCCACCGCCAGCTCGACCCGGGAGCGCTGCATCTCGGCCAGCTCCCGGGCCCGGGCGGTCAGCGCGCCGAGCCGCTGAAGCAGCTCGTCACCGCCGTCGGCGGACCCACTGCGGAACATCGCTCACTCCGGTCCCACGAGATCCCCTCGCACCAGCCCACTCTGTGGGGTTTCCCTTGTGAATCATCCTGAACGGCTTTTCGTACCGAACGACATAAATCGCCCCCTCACTCTGCCCAAAGTCGGGGGCGGCCGCACCTTGTCGGCCTTCGGGCCCGCTGCCGAACGGTCGCCGCGTCCGCGTCAGGCGCTGAGCACACCCGCGCCGAGCAGGCCGAACAGGGCCAGGCCGATGACCACACGGTAGACGACGAAGGCGTTGAAGGAGTGGCGGGCCACGAACTTCAGCAGCCAGGAGATCGAGACGTACGCGACGACGAAGGAGACGGCCGTGCCGGCCACGATGGGGGCCGCGCCCGCGCCGCTGCCCACGGCGTCCTTCAGCTCGTACAGGCCGGCGCCGGTCAGGGCGGGGATGCCGAGGAAGAAGGACAGGCGGGTCGCGGCGACCCGGTCGAGGTCGAGCAGGAGCGCGGTGGACATGGTCGCCCCGGAGCGCGAGAAGCCGGGGAAGAGCAGAGCGAGGATCTGCGAGCAGCCCACGAGCATGGCGTCCTTGAACGAGGTGTCGTCCTCGCCGCGCTTGTGCCGGCCCATCCGGTCGGCCACCCACATGACGCCCGATCCCGCGACGAGGGACCCCGCGACCACCCACAGGGAGGCGAGCGGGCCCTCGATGAGCGGCTTCGCGGCGAGGCCGACGACCACGATCGGGATCGTCGCGCAGATCACCCACCAGGCGAACTTGTAGTCGTGGTGGTAGCGCTCCTCCTTGTCGCGCAGACCGCGGCCCCACGCGGTGACGATCCGCACGATGTCCTTGAAGAAGTAGACGAGCACGGCGGCGATCGCGCCGACCTGGATGACCGCGGTGAAGCCGACCACGGCGGGGTCGTTCACCGGGATGTCCATGAGTCCCTCGGCGATCTTGAGATGGCCGGTGGAGGATACGGGCAGGAACTCGGTGACGCCCTCGACGACGCCGAGGATCACCGACTGCCCGAGGCTGATGGCACTCATCTGTTGTCCGTTGTCCGTTCCGTTCGGGCGCATGGCACACTGAGGCACACCAGCTTCTACACCGGTGTCGAACTTCTACACGACTGTAGAAGGTGACGGAAGGAACGCCAAACCCATGGGCTCCCAGCTGCCGGACAGCGGCCCCAAGCGGCCCAACGGCGCGCGCGAGGCCGAGATCCTCGCCCTGCTGCAGGAGGCCGGTGCCGCCCTGACACCGGGCGAGGTCACCGAACGCCTCGGCGGCGAGCTGACGTACAGCAGCGTCGTGACGATCCTCACCCGCATGCACTCGAAGGAGCTGCTGAGCCGCACCCGGCGCGGGCGGGCGTACGCGTACGCGCCGGTGACGGACGACGCCGGGTTCGCCGCGCGCCGGATGCACACGGTGCTGGCCGAGCGGCGGGACCGACAGACCGTCCTCGCCCGTTTCGCGGACGACCTGTCCAGCTCCGACGCCGAGCTGCTGCGCCGGCTGCTCGACCAGGCCCCCTGAGGACGCGCCGCCCGATGCACATCGCCGTCTACCTGCCGCTGTTGCTGCCCCTGCTCGCGCCGCTGTTCGCCCGGCCGCTCGCCGAGCGGTGCGAGCCCCGCCTCGCCACCTGGCTGCTGACCGCGACCTCGCTGGTCCTCGGCGCGGCGAGCACGCTCTCGCTGGGCGCGCTCGCCGTCGCGGGGCTGCTCCGGCTGCCGTTCCTGGCCGGGCTCGGGCACTGGTCGGCCGGTACCGCGCAGCGCGACGACCCGATCGAGCTGTCCGTCTCGCTGGCCGCCGGGCTCCTGCTCGGCGGGGCGGTCGTCATGGCCGTGCGCATGCT
This window harbors:
- a CDS encoding undecaprenyl-diphosphate phosphatase; the encoded protein is MSAISLGQSVILGVVEGVTEFLPVSSTGHLKIAEGLMDIPVNDPAVVGFTAVIQVGAIAAVLVYFFKDIVRIVTAWGRGLRDKEERYHHDYKFAWWVICATIPIVVVGLAAKPLIEGPLASLWVVAGSLVAGSGVMWVADRMGRHKRGEDDTSFKDAMLVGCSQILALLFPGFSRSGATMSTALLLDLDRVAATRLSFFLGIPALTGAGLYELKDAVGSGAGAAPIVAGTAVSFVVAYVSISWLLKFVARHSFNAFVVYRVVIGLALFGLLGAGVLSA
- a CDS encoding BlaI/MecI/CopY family transcriptional regulator; the encoded protein is MGSQLPDSGPKRPNGAREAEILALLQEAGAALTPGEVTERLGGELTYSSVVTILTRMHSKELLSRTRRGRAYAYAPVTDDAGFAARRMHTVLAERRDRQTVLARFADDLSSSDAELLRRLLDQAP